A genomic region of Deltaproteobacteria bacterium contains the following coding sequences:
- a CDS encoding succinate dehydrogenase/fumarate reductase cytochrome b subunit, translating into MAIDLTMHIDRPGRRDALLDWLQMLTGAGLIVFMWSHMILVSSVVISPRAMDALAYFFEATYMAQVGGPLIFMAFLLHFVLGARKIPFRARDQRTIWRHSLMLRHRDTWLWVVQAVTAM; encoded by the coding sequence ATGGCAATAGACCTCACCATGCACATTGACCGGCCAGGCCGCAGAGACGCCCTACTCGACTGGCTCCAGATGCTGACCGGCGCGGGGCTCATCGTCTTCATGTGGTCCCACATGATCCTGGTCTCTTCCGTGGTCATCTCCCCCCGGGCCATGGACGCCCTGGCCTATTTCTTCGAGGCCACATATATGGCCCAAGTCGGAGGACCCCTCATCTTCATGGCCTTTCTCCTCCACTTTGTCCTCGGAGCCCGCAAGATACCCTTCCGGGCTCGGGACCAGCGAACCATCTGGCGTCACAGCCTCATGCTCCGCCACCGGGACACCTGGCTCTGGGTCGTCCAGGCCGTCACGGCCATG